One Bacteroidota bacterium genomic window carries:
- a CDS encoding transposase translates to MILKDKDDKLIRIYFLICDNFKELQYYCERFSNNKQPELTDEEIMTIYLFVMQHEGHTKIKHIHRFASEYLKSWFPKLGSYQAFNNRLNRLTGAFNRLVEIILTTSIPADCILEQSVLDSMPIITCSGKRSGKVASEVTDKGYCSTKGMYYHGMKLHMLGFRCIGKLPHPEEILFTPASVNDITVYKQAWSTIENRTFFGDKIYMDHDLNQQMILKQNSEMYTPVKGVKGMSDLIKMRLKAADDLFSTAVSRVRQPIEAIFNWLIEKVDIQRASKVRSTKGLLIHAFGRLAAAFITLKF, encoded by the coding sequence ATGATTCTCAAGGACAAGGACGACAAGTTAATAAGAATTTATTTTCTTATCTGTGATAATTTTAAAGAATTGCAATATTACTGTGAGCGGTTTAGTAATAATAAACAGCCAGAGCTTACCGATGAAGAGATTATGACAATTTATCTGTTTGTAATGCAACATGAGGGGCACACTAAGATTAAACATATTCACCGGTTTGCCTCAGAGTATCTAAAAAGCTGGTTTCCAAAGCTTGGGAGTTATCAGGCTTTCAATAATCGGCTCAATCGATTGACCGGGGCATTTAATAGGTTGGTAGAAATAATACTAACAACCAGCATACCAGCGGATTGCATTCTTGAACAGAGTGTGCTGGATTCAATGCCCATTATTACCTGCTCAGGCAAGCGTTCTGGTAAGGTTGCCTCAGAAGTTACTGATAAGGGGTACTGTTCAACCAAGGGCATGTATTACCATGGAATGAAGTTACATATGCTTGGTTTCAGGTGTATTGGCAAATTACCGCATCCAGAAGAAATCCTTTTTACCCCTGCTTCAGTTAATGATATTACGGTCTACAAGCAGGCTTGGTCAACTATTGAAAACAGGACGTTCTTTGGTGATAAGATTTATATGGATCATGACCTGAATCAACAGATGATATTAAAACAGAATTCCGAAATGTATACTCCTGTTAAAGGGGTAAAAGGAATGTCAGATTTAATTAAAATGAGATTAAAAGCTGCCGATGACCTATTCTCAACTGCTGTATCACGAGTAAGGCAACCAATCGAAGCAATTTTTAACTGGCTAATAGAAAAGGTTGACATTCAAAGAGCTAGCAAAGTGAGGTCGACAAAGGGATTATTGATACATGCTTTCGGTAGACTGGCTGCTGCTTTTATAACTTTAAAATTTTAA
- a CDS encoding tetratricopeptide repeat protein translates to MDSLLGVLDEEISNKNLYHQKKVYRIDSLKKSFIAEKYSSDNNYRYKYDEKLFNEYKYFISDSAFAYATKTLAHAFQVKNPERIAAAKLNLSFTLLSSGLFTETLDTLLKIDARKLSDSIRAAYFSLLGRTYFDLADYSQDIFYTPLYEKEGQECYDSALMFTSEGSQAYYLFIGLKNLRLGNITHALRAYNYLLTEFILSEHDMAVVASSMAHLYRLSGKHNEADFMLAQSAIADLRSSTKETTALRNLAEHLFQEGEVERAYNYVNIALDDAYFYEARHRKLKISEILPLIEKERMKIAQKQRQVLIRYSILTSILVLLVLFLTGVVLRQIRRLKKTRNDLAFSYDAIQQTNFRLHEVNRIKEEYIGHFFKVYSDYIEKFDKLKKSVGRKLTTNSYQDIADLMRNIDLKMERETLYADFDKSFLKIFPNFLVEFNRLFKDEDRFVLDEHHMLSPEIRIFALIRLGIKDNEKLAQVLNYSLNTIYTYKTKVKNKSLVSNDDFESKVMEIQAV, encoded by the coding sequence TTGGATAGCCTGCTAGGTGTGCTGGATGAAGAAATCAGCAACAAAAATCTGTATCACCAGAAAAAGGTTTATCGCATCGACTCCTTAAAGAAAAGTTTTATTGCTGAGAAATATAGCTCCGATAACAACTACCGTTATAAATACGACGAAAAGCTCTTCAATGAGTATAAATATTTCATTTCCGATTCGGCCTTTGCCTATGCCACCAAAACGCTTGCACATGCATTTCAGGTGAAAAACCCTGAGCGCATTGCCGCAGCGAAACTTAACCTGAGTTTTACGCTATTATCGTCAGGACTTTTTACCGAAACACTCGATACACTTCTGAAAATAGATGCCAGAAAGCTTAGCGATAGCATTCGAGCAGCCTATTTTTCCCTTTTAGGGCGTACCTATTTCGACCTGGCTGACTATTCGCAGGATATCTTTTATACACCTCTGTATGAAAAAGAAGGTCAGGAATGTTATGATTCGGCCTTAATGTTTACATCGGAAGGTTCACAAGCTTATTACCTGTTTATCGGTTTAAAAAACCTTCGTCTTGGAAATATTACCCATGCTCTGCGTGCCTACAATTATCTCCTCACAGAGTTCATTCTTTCGGAGCATGATATGGCTGTGGTGGCTTCGAGTATGGCTCATCTCTATCGTCTCTCGGGTAAGCATAACGAGGCAGATTTCATGCTGGCACAGTCTGCCATTGCCGACCTAAGAAGTTCGACGAAAGAAACAACGGCTTTGCGAAACCTTGCCGAACACCTCTTTCAGGAAGGGGAGGTAGAAAGAGCGTATAACTACGTCAACATTGCACTGGATGATGCTTATTTTTATGAAGCTCGTCACCGGAAGCTTAAGATTTCCGAAATACTTCCATTGATTGAGAAGGAACGCATGAAAATTGCTCAGAAACAGCGCCAGGTATTGATACGTTATTCTATACTCACGAGCATATTGGTTTTGCTGGTTTTATTTTTAACCGGAGTGGTTCTCCGACAAATCAGACGGTTGAAAAAAACAAGAAATGACCTGGCCTTTTCTTACGATGCCATTCAACAGACAAACTTTCGTTTACATGAGGTAAACCGAATAAAGGAAGAATACATCGGGCACTTTTTTAAAGTATATTCCGACTATATCGAAAAATTTGACAAGCTAAAGAAATCAGTAGGACGTAAACTTACCACCAATAGTTACCAGGACATTGCCGACCTTATGCGCAACATAGACCTTAAAATGGAACGCGAAACACTGTATGCCGATTTCGACAAGAGCTTTTTGAAAATATTCCCCAATTTCCTGGTGGAGTTCAATAGGCTTTTTAAAGACGAAGACCGTTTTGTTTTGGACGAGCACCATATGCTTAGTCCCGAAATAAGGATTTTTGCCCTTATACGGCTTGGAATTAAAGACAATGAGAAGTTGGCTCAAGTGCTTAATTACTCTTTGAACACCATTTACACTTATAAAACAAAGGTGAAAAACAAATCTTTGGTTTCAAACGACGATTTCGAATCGAAAGTAATGGAAATTCAAGCTGTTTAA
- the tnpB gene encoding IS66 family insertion sequence element accessory protein TnpB, which produces MRKNQKYTQEEMYMAIELWKESGISQKNYCNQNHLSYSTFKYWVNKYQKDRHGKKPVSTKSFIPVHIPQTITTHLADMRKSFDGLAGLVQNNLENNPCSGDVFIFINKQRNKIKLLHWQGISFTLYYKRLEKGTFELPSYDANVGSITIGYTQMVMIVDGLSIKNIQRRKQYQPSLVS; this is translated from the coding sequence ATGAGAAAGAACCAGAAGTATACACAGGAAGAGATGTACATGGCAATAGAGCTATGGAAAGAAAGCGGGATATCGCAGAAAAACTATTGTAATCAAAACCATCTTTCCTATAGTACCTTCAAGTACTGGGTTAATAAATACCAGAAGGATAGGCATGGTAAAAAACCAGTATCAACTAAGTCATTTATACCTGTACATATACCTCAAACTATCACTACCCACCTGGCCGACATGCGCAAGAGTTTTGATGGCCTGGCCGGACTGGTGCAAAACAACCTGGAAAACAACCCATGTAGTGGGGATGTTTTTATATTCATCAATAAGCAGCGAAATAAGATAAAGCTATTGCACTGGCAGGGCATTAGTTTTACACTTTATTACAAAAGGCTTGAGAAAGGCACATTCGAACTTCCAAGCTACGATGCCAACGTTGGCAGCATAACCATAGGCTATACCCAAATGGTAATGATAGTGGATGGGTTAAGTATAAAAAACATCCAACGAAGAAAGCAATACCAGCCAAGCCTGGTTTCCTGA
- a CDS encoding SusE domain-containing protein, producing the protein MNKNIVLIFLAFATLFFSCEKEGDKVTVNTVVAPALVSIPDLTLERANGGETLLFLGTSVDPGFTASALYYLEIGIAGTNFADPVLVWSGVNPDTMAITVAGLNQLLLGNGFKGDTTYATELRLRSVLVVDAGTNAPGSGTDPFEYTSEISSESTTTFGFMRLDLVGASFAQKIISPLSDGIYSGFVKALAGFPFTLNDPETGTSYGGQAGSLVVDGDGIVAPDDPGGWYILTADINPSVLTYEFVPYFIGIIGNATPTGWASDTDMDYNAELGKWYITMTMVDGFFKFRRNDGWSWNMGLLQGSTAGMEGPLQQGGVGNDIPITAGTYTIYFTIYNDAEGYYEIVPQP; encoded by the coding sequence ATGAATAAGAATATAGTATTAATATTCCTGGCTTTCGCAACCCTGTTTTTTAGTTGCGAAAAAGAAGGAGATAAAGTAACAGTGAATACTGTAGTTGCACCTGCACTAGTAAGTATTCCAGATTTAACTCTCGAAAGAGCAAATGGCGGCGAGACTCTATTATTTCTCGGCACTTCTGTTGATCCTGGCTTTACCGCCTCTGCTCTGTACTATCTTGAAATTGGCATTGCAGGTACGAATTTTGCTGATCCTGTTCTGGTTTGGTCAGGTGTTAATCCTGATACAATGGCCATCACAGTTGCAGGCCTAAATCAATTGTTGTTGGGTAATGGTTTCAAAGGCGATACAACCTATGCAACAGAATTAAGACTACGTAGTGTTTTGGTAGTAGATGCCGGTACAAATGCTCCCGGTTCAGGTACTGATCCTTTCGAGTATACCTCTGAAATAAGTTCAGAGAGCACTACTACCTTTGGTTTTATGCGTTTAGACTTAGTGGGCGCCAGTTTCGCACAAAAAATCATTTCTCCATTGAGCGACGGCATCTATTCTGGTTTTGTAAAAGCCCTTGCTGGTTTTCCATTTACTTTAAATGATCCTGAAACAGGAACATCTTATGGCGGCCAAGCTGGTAGTCTTGTTGTTGATGGAGACGGCATTGTGGCACCTGATGATCCAGGTGGCTGGTATATCCTGACTGCTGATATTAATCCTTCAGTCCTCACCTACGAGTTTGTACCTTATTTTATTGGTATTATTGGCAATGCAACACCAACTGGATGGGCTAGTGATACAGATATGGATTACAATGCTGAACTTGGCAAGTGGTATATAACCATGACTATGGTTGATGGCTTCTTTAAGTTCAGAAGAAATGACGGATGGTCATGGAATATGGGATTACTTCAGGGAAGTACCGCTGGTATGGAAGGACCACTGCAGCAAGGAGGAGTTGGAAACGATATACCAATTACTGCTGGTACCTACACTATTTATTTCACCATTTATAACGATGCTGAAGGTTACTACGAAATTGTTCCACAACCATAA
- a CDS encoding TonB-dependent receptor, with amino-acid sequence MRRFKPIRKLLLVLCSTFIVITAFSQERTISGNVTDGNTEEPLAGATVIIQGTTTGVTTDMNGKFEIQAKEGDFLVISFIGFLTEKIAVGTESTVNVVLMPDLQALEEVTVIGYGTVKKQDLTGSVAVVGAEDFNKGNITTPEQLMVGKTAGLVITTGGGAPTSGSTIRIRGGSSLNASNDPLIIVDGVPISNRDANGSSNIFSFVNPNDIETFTVLKDASATAIYGSRASNGVILITTKKGKEGSPLKVGYSGNFSISHPIEYLDVYSGDELRQRAYEHRDIYDPAVFDVLGTENTNWQEEIFRTAYSQDHNLNVSGSYDILPYRASIGYTDQQGILENTGMKRMTASIALDPSFLNKSLKLNVNAKFMNTNNNFGDAGAVGNAVAMDPTQPVFDGNPESGGYFQWENYGANLGTVNPVQQALETDNKSDVNRFVGNFQVDYTMPFVSGLKAVLNVATDYTSSEGHNNRPITSPTNLIAPLSNGSLNDYSNINTNDLLDFYLNYASDITPNQNINVTAGYSWQHFSREGDNYTRQIIDAEHPYQEPSDSSKFITENYLVSFFGRLNYSLMNKYLFTGTVRYDGSSRFAEENQWGLFPSVAFAWKIKEESFLADADGISDLKLRLGWGKTGQQDITDNDYPAQALYRESEIGSYYYHNGRYIPTLRPDAYDPDIKWEETTTLNVGFDYGFLDGRINGTIDVYKRITDDLLNRTVIPSGSNFSNTLYTNVGSLENQGIEFTVNSLVISKKDMALDLGFNLTYNQTEVTKLILSEDPNFPGILYGDAFTGLNQITAVGEAPYSFFMNQQVYDAEGNPIEGLYVDLAGEGGAIAGDADNKYIYQNPAPDYIMGLNFRFTYKDFDISSSLRANIGNYVLNRVASGASFDQMQQIGYWRNQPKALDETGFIKRQFTSDYFVENASFLKMDYLSAGYNFNEIGGSKVNLRLNVTVNNVFTLTEYSGLDPEVPFSLTNNVNVPGLDNNFYPRPRTYTMGLSLIF; translated from the coding sequence ATGAGAAGATTTAAACCTATTCGTAAACTACTGCTCGTGTTATGCAGTACGTTTATTGTTATTACTGCCTTTTCTCAAGAGCGGACTATTTCCGGCAATGTTACCGATGGTAATACAGAAGAACCCTTAGCAGGTGCAACTGTTATTATTCAAGGTACAACCACCGGTGTAACTACCGATATGAATGGCAAATTTGAGATTCAAGCAAAAGAAGGCGACTTTCTAGTTATTTCTTTTATTGGGTTTCTTACTGAAAAAATTGCTGTTGGAACAGAATCAACAGTGAATGTAGTGTTAATGCCTGATCTACAGGCACTCGAAGAAGTAACTGTAATTGGTTACGGTACAGTTAAAAAACAAGATCTTACAGGATCTGTTGCTGTAGTGGGTGCAGAAGATTTTAACAAAGGTAACATTACTACACCTGAACAACTTATGGTAGGTAAAACTGCCGGTCTTGTAATTACAACTGGTGGTGGAGCTCCAACAAGCGGTTCAACAATTCGTATTCGCGGAGGCTCATCTCTTAATGCCTCTAACGATCCATTGATTATTGTGGATGGAGTTCCAATTTCAAACAGAGATGCGAATGGTAGTTCGAATATTTTTTCGTTTGTTAACCCAAATGATATTGAAACTTTTACTGTGCTGAAAGATGCATCTGCTACTGCTATTTATGGATCACGTGCTTCAAACGGCGTAATCCTTATCACAACTAAAAAGGGTAAGGAAGGAAGTCCATTAAAAGTGGGTTATTCTGGCAATTTTTCTATCTCACATCCTATTGAGTATCTAGATGTTTATTCAGGTGATGAGCTACGTCAAAGAGCATACGAACATAGAGATATATATGATCCCGCAGTTTTTGACGTGTTAGGAACCGAAAACACTAATTGGCAAGAAGAAATTTTCCGTACGGCATATTCTCAGGATCACAATTTAAACGTTTCTGGTTCATATGATATTCTGCCTTATAGGGCCTCCATTGGTTATACAGACCAACAAGGTATTCTCGAGAATACTGGCATGAAAAGAATGACTGCCAGTATTGCCCTTGACCCATCTTTCCTGAATAAATCGTTAAAATTGAATGTGAATGCAAAATTCATGAATACCAATAACAATTTTGGCGATGCAGGTGCTGTTGGAAATGCAGTTGCTATGGATCCTACACAACCGGTATTTGATGGTAATCCTGAAAGTGGAGGGTATTTTCAATGGGAAAATTATGGAGCCAACCTTGGTACAGTAAACCCTGTTCAACAAGCTCTAGAAACTGATAACAAGTCTGATGTGAACCGTTTTGTTGGAAATTTCCAGGTTGACTACACGATGCCATTTGTATCAGGACTTAAGGCTGTGTTGAATGTTGCTACCGACTACACTTCAAGTGAAGGACATAATAATCGTCCCATAACATCACCCACAAATCTTATCGCACCTCTTAGTAATGGGAGTTTAAATGATTATTCGAATATAAATACGAACGATCTGTTAGATTTCTATCTTAATTATGCAAGTGATATTACCCCAAATCAGAATATTAATGTAACTGCTGGGTATTCATGGCAACATTTTTCTCGTGAGGGAGACAATTACACTCGTCAGATAATTGATGCAGAACATCCTTACCAAGAACCATCAGATAGCTCTAAATTTATTACTGAAAACTATCTGGTGTCGTTCTTTGGCAGGTTAAATTACTCTTTAATGAACAAATACCTGTTTACGGGTACTGTTAGGTACGACGGATCTTCACGTTTTGCTGAAGAAAATCAGTGGGGTCTTTTTCCATCAGTAGCTTTTGCCTGGAAAATTAAAGAGGAATCATTTTTGGCAGATGCCGATGGAATTTCTGATCTGAAGCTTCGTTTAGGTTGGGGTAAAACCGGACAACAAGACATTACCGACAATGATTACCCGGCGCAAGCTCTTTACAGGGAATCTGAAATTGGTAGTTATTATTACCATAACGGACGTTATATACCTACCTTACGTCCTGATGCATACGATCCGGATATTAAATGGGAAGAAACAACAACATTGAATGTTGGATTTGATTACGGATTTCTTGATGGACGTATCAATGGTACTATTGATGTTTACAAACGGATTACCGATGACCTTCTGAACCGGACCGTAATACCCAGTGGTAGCAACTTCTCGAATACCCTTTATACCAATGTGGGTAGTCTTGAAAACCAGGGTATTGAATTTACTGTAAACTCTTTAGTAATCTCAAAAAAAGATATGGCTTTGGATTTAGGTTTTAACTTGACCTACAACCAGACTGAGGTTACCAAGTTGATTCTTTCCGAGGATCCAAATTTTCCAGGCATTTTGTATGGCGATGCTTTCACCGGATTAAACCAGATAACAGCGGTTGGTGAAGCCCCTTACTCATTCTTCATGAACCAGCAGGTGTACGATGCAGAAGGTAACCCAATTGAAGGATTATATGTTGACCTTGCAGGTGAAGGTGGTGCCATTGCAGGGGATGCTGATAATAAATATATCTATCAGAATCCTGCTCCGGATTATATTATGGGTTTAAATTTCCGCTTTACCTACAAAGATTTTGATATTTCATCATCTTTGCGTGCAAATATTGGCAACTATGTTCTAAATCGGGTTGCTTCAGGTGCATCCTTCGACCAAATGCAACAAATTGGTTATTGGAGAAACCAGCCTAAGGCTCTTGACGAAACCGGATTTATTAAACGTCAGTTTACCAGCGATTATTTCGTGGAAAATGCATCATTCCTTAAAATGGATTATCTGAGTGCCGGTTATAATTTCAATGAAATTGGCGGCAGCAAGGTCAACTTGAGGTTAAACGTAACTGTAAACAATGTATTTACACTTACCGAATACTCTGGATTAGACCCTGAAGTGCCATTCTCTCTAACAAATAACGTTAATGTTCCGGGTCTTGATAACAATTTCTATCCGAGACCACGCACTTATACAATGGGCTTAAGTTTAATATTTTAA
- a CDS encoding RagB/SusD family nutrient uptake outer membrane protein, translating into MKKYTIFSLILTALMVASCVKDLDVTPKDPSLILSGNLGDQELYMEQVLAKVYASFSVSGQSVANVPEDITAPDANFFTTIRALWNLQEITTDEAICAWGDAGIADLNTQAWTPANPFLTALYQRLSLSVTYSNDFINQVNEIGHPDKDVYIAEARFLRALAYYWLIDLFGNPPFTTEADGVGKFYPVQKPRAEVYAYIISELEAIVDVLPSIEHSSTASKEAALMLLARTYLNAEVYTGTAQWQKVIEVCTEVIDSDVFELSTNYRQNFSADNNFPDNQEMIFAIEYDGVNTQGYVGTTFIIESSCDAVYQTAEFYAGLTVNTNWNGNRTRADFMNILVDTLATYGGNPVDLADTTFLQSPDNRVLLRQKRAINIPSPTASGDFGIGVHKFTARNSDTTLPATYNGAFASTDFPIFRLADAYLMRAEANFRLNGSAAALSDMNAIRERAYGDNSGNFASVTLIDILNERGREFYYEAQRRTDLVRFGQFTDGNYHWQWKGNTFEGVATASYRNLFPIPGDEIAANPNIKQNQGY; encoded by the coding sequence ATGAAAAAATATACAATATTTAGTTTAATTCTTACAGCACTGATGGTTGCATCATGTGTTAAAGATTTGGATGTTACTCCTAAAGATCCAAGCCTGATACTTTCAGGAAACCTGGGGGACCAAGAATTATACATGGAACAGGTACTGGCAAAAGTATATGCAAGCTTTTCAGTATCTGGACAGAGTGTTGCTAACGTTCCGGAAGATATAACTGCACCTGATGCTAACTTTTTTACAACAATCAGGGCACTCTGGAACCTTCAGGAAATAACAACCGACGAGGCAATTTGTGCATGGGGTGATGCTGGTATCGCTGATTTAAATACGCAAGCCTGGACTCCTGCCAACCCTTTCTTAACTGCGCTTTATCAGCGTTTAAGTCTGAGTGTAACCTATTCGAATGATTTTATTAACCAGGTAAATGAAATAGGACATCCAGATAAGGATGTATATATTGCCGAAGCCCGGTTTTTAAGAGCACTAGCCTATTACTGGTTAATCGACTTATTCGGTAACCCTCCTTTTACTACTGAAGCTGATGGTGTTGGAAAATTTTACCCTGTACAAAAACCCAGAGCCGAAGTGTATGCTTACATTATTTCTGAATTGGAAGCAATTGTTGATGTACTTCCAAGCATTGAACATTCATCCACAGCATCAAAAGAGGCTGCTTTGATGTTGCTCGCCCGCACCTACCTGAATGCCGAGGTTTATACAGGTACTGCTCAGTGGCAAAAAGTTATCGAGGTATGTACGGAAGTAATTGATTCAGATGTTTTTGAACTGTCTACTAACTACCGTCAAAACTTTAGTGCCGACAATAATTTTCCTGATAACCAGGAAATGATCTTCGCTATAGAATACGATGGTGTCAATACTCAGGGTTATGTGGGAACCACCTTTATTATTGAATCTAGTTGTGATGCAGTATATCAGACCGCAGAATTTTATGCTGGTTTAACAGTGAATACCAACTGGAACGGAAACAGAACCCGTGCTGATTTCATGAATATCTTAGTTGACACTCTCGCCACTTATGGTGGAAATCCTGTGGATCTGGCAGATACAACTTTTCTGCAAAGCCCTGACAATCGTGTACTTTTACGTCAGAAAAGAGCAATCAATATACCTAGTCCTACCGCTAGCGGCGACTTTGGTATCGGAGTCCATAAGTTTACTGCCCGAAATTCCGACACCACACTTCCGGCTACTTACAATGGTGCATTTGCGAGTACAGATTTTCCGATTTTCCGCCTGGCCGATGCTTACCTGATGCGTGCAGAAGCCAACTTCCGGTTAAATGGTTCTGCTGCTGCCCTTAGTGATATGAATGCGATACGTGAAAGAGCCTATGGTGATAACAGTGGTAATTTCGCTTCTGTTACTTTAATTGATATTCTTAACGAACGTGGACGTGAGTTTTATTACGAAGCACAAAGGCGTACCGATTTGGTTCGTTTTGGACAGTTTACTGATGGCAACTATCACTGGCAGTGGAAAGGAAATACATTCGAAGGTGTTGCAACAGCTTCTTATCGTAATCTTTTCCCTATTCCAGGTGATGAGATCGCAGCCAATCCGAATATCAAGCAAAATCAAGGTTATTAA
- a CDS encoding SusF/SusE family outer membrane protein yields the protein MKIKNLNILFSLLAVMFFVTSCQDEETTAKLPDQNDTWGVRNITSTSAELSGIVVAGSFVEYGVCYDTAANPTIEHGTASIEDPEGAVYWVTATNLEHLTKYYARAYVINSSGAVTYGADTSFTTLANVATVTINEITAIRDTSATSGGDVPYDGKSTVTAKGLCWSMSANPTVDAEEGVFVSVNGDSIGAFTHSLRGLVGGTTYYVRAYATNRIGTAYSEELSFTTLVGLPVVSTDSVTAITKVSANVYGNVPYTGGADVTERGFYWGTSADPDAGDNVITDAADGTGTISASLTGLEAGVTYFIRAYAINSTGTAYGNTIEFTTVANIIIWYLPGSYVDASYPVGNYSNWNPAEAPYIENNLALWPDNLEGYIYMSAPSNNEFKFTMAKNWDNDYGDNGGDGTLDRPGANIVLPGGYYKINVDLIALTYTAVSTAWGVIGDATAGGWDSDQNLTYNPASQTWRGAVRLNAGSFKFRANDGWDINYGDNGANGSLEAGGSNISNSVVADYDITLDLSTPNNYKYSANRWGLIGDGTPGGWDTDTDMTWDATNGVFTVTLNLTAASCKFRANDGWDVNLGDNGADGSLEPGGSNISIPSAGNYTVTLNTITNTYTLTKN from the coding sequence ATGAAAATTAAAAATCTAAATATTCTTTTTTCTTTGTTGGCTGTGATGTTTTTTGTAACATCCTGCCAAGACGAAGAGACGACAGCGAAGCTACCTGATCAAAATGATACATGGGGAGTTCGTAATATTACTTCCACCAGTGCCGAACTTAGTGGCATTGTGGTTGCTGGTTCATTTGTTGAGTATGGAGTTTGCTACGATACAGCAGCCAACCCAACAATTGAGCATGGTACTGCAAGTATTGAGGATCCTGAGGGTGCCGTATACTGGGTAACTGCCACTAATCTCGAACATTTAACAAAATATTATGCCAGAGCATATGTAATCAATTCAAGCGGTGCAGTTACTTATGGTGCCGATACCAGCTTCACCACACTTGCCAATGTGGCTACAGTTACCATCAATGAAATTACTGCTATCAGAGATACATCTGCTACAAGTGGTGGTGATGTTCCTTATGATGGAAAATCAACTGTAACAGCCAAAGGTCTTTGCTGGAGTATGTCAGCTAATCCTACTGTGGATGCAGAAGAAGGTGTTTTTGTTTCTGTGAATGGCGATAGTATTGGTGCGTTTACTCATAGCTTAAGAGGCCTTGTGGGTGGTACTACTTACTACGTGCGTGCCTATGCCACTAATAGGATTGGAACTGCGTATAGCGAAGAGTTAAGCTTTACCACTTTAGTAGGGTTACCTGTAGTTTCTACCGATAGTGTTACTGCCATTACAAAAGTATCTGCTAATGTTTATGGTAACGTACCTTATACAGGTGGTGCGGATGTGACAGAAAGAGGTTTCTACTGGGGTACTTCTGCAGATCCTGACGCTGGTGACAATGTAATTACTGATGCGGCCGACGGTACAGGAACCATTTCTGCCAGTTTAACTGGTTTAGAAGCAGGTGTTACCTATTTCATCAGAGCGTATGCGATAAATAGCACTGGTACTGCCTATGGTAATACAATTGAGTTTACAACTGTTGCAAATATCATAATCTGGTATTTACCTGGTAGTTATGTGGATGCGAGCTATCCTGTTGGAAATTATTCGAACTGGAATCCTGCGGAAGCTCCATATATCGAAAACAACTTAGCTTTATGGCCCGATAACCTTGAAGGTTATATCTATATGTCGGCTCCAAGCAACAACGAGTTTAAGTTCACTATGGCTAAAAATTGGGACAATGACTATGGTGACAATGGCGGCGATGGCACTCTGGACCGTCCAGGAGCTAATATAGTATTACCTGGGGGCTACTACAAAATTAATGTAGACCTTATCGCTCTTACCTATACTGCGGTTTCAACTGCCTGGGGAGTAATTGGCGATGCCACTGCAGGTGGATGGGATTCTGACCAAAACTTAACTTACAATCCTGCTTCGCAAACCTGGAGAGGAGCGGTTCGTTTAAATGCCGGATCATTTAAATTCCGTGCCAATGATGGTTGGGATATCAATTATGGTGATAATGGTGCCAATGGCAGTTTAGAAGCTGGCGGTTCTAATATTTCAAATTCAGTAGTAGCTGATTACGATATCACTCTGGATTTAAGTACTCCTAACAATTATAAATATAGCGCTAATCGCTGGGGTTTAATTGGAGACGGCACTCCTGGTGGTTGGGATACTGACACCGATATGACTTGGGATGCTACCAATGGTGTATTTACAGTTACTTTGAATCTGACTGCTGCATCTTGCAAATTCAGAGCCAACGACGGATGGGATGTGAACCTTGGCGATAATGGTGCTGATGGTTCACTTGAGCCAGGTGGTAGTAACATCAGTATTCCTTCTGCTGGTAACTACACTGTAACATTGAATACAATTACCAATACCTACACGCTTACGAAAAACTAA